In a single window of the Micrococcaceae bacterium Sec5.7 genome:
- a CDS encoding MarR family winged helix-turn-helix transcriptional regulator has product MRAKPAESPVRLAAETWESLFRAQVAVMRKLQSGPAFKNLPLNEYDVLFTLSACPSGWLRLNELNDHVLLSQSSLSRLVERLEKRGLVERMPAPDDGRGVLLKLTQTGTELQKQIGRDHVRDISALLTPALTAAEQRELARLTEKLRSSVATR; this is encoded by the coding sequence ATGAGAGCCAAACCAGCCGAGTCTCCGGTCCGCCTGGCTGCCGAGACCTGGGAGTCACTGTTCCGCGCGCAAGTGGCGGTGATGCGGAAACTCCAGTCAGGGCCGGCGTTCAAGAACCTCCCGCTCAACGAGTACGATGTCCTGTTTACCCTGTCCGCCTGCCCCTCGGGCTGGTTGCGCCTCAATGAGCTCAACGACCATGTGCTGCTCAGCCAGTCGAGCCTGAGCCGGCTGGTGGAGCGGCTGGAAAAGCGGGGCCTCGTGGAGCGCATGCCAGCGCCGGACGACGGCCGCGGCGTCCTGCTGAAACTCACGCAGACGGGCACGGAGCTTCAGAAACAGATTGGCCGCGACCATGTCCGCGACATCTCCGCCTTGCTCACCCCTGCGCTGACGGCAGCCGAACAGCGCGAGCTTGCCCGGCTGACGGAGAAGCTGCGCAGCTCGGTGGCCACGCGGTAA
- a CDS encoding efflux RND transporter permease subunit yields MFRLAKLSLANRALIALITVFASVFGVITMSSLKQELIPSIEFPQITVISAMPGASPEVVDKQVSAPLETALNGVEGLESTSSTSRNGVSQITMVFTYGSNLDRARNQIDRAISNAKRGLPDDVQPQAVAGSISDFPIVFLAVSSDKPLSELNADLLRLSVPRLQKLDGVRGADVTGGATQHIQILPRPAAMAAKGATIQSIRNALGNNGALIPAGTIEDKGKTLSLQIGSPVDSLDAVKALPLAGTKGAATIGAVADVSIKDDPRTSITRTNGKETLALSVTKKPEGDTVAISHAVKDSVAQLEAGLGSNAKFTPMFDQAPFIEKSIKDLTTEGLLGLGFAVAVILVFLMSVRSTLVTAVSIPLSLLITFIGLSATGYSLNILTLGALTIAIGRVVDDSIVVIENIKRHLSYGETKITAILTSIREVAGAITASTLTTVAVFLPIAFVGELAGELFRPFALTVTIALLSSLLVSLTIVPVLAYWFLKTPADSAGGLAAATAAGGLAAGKAARAKAQEAEQRSLLQRGYLPILTKTQKHPVVTLIAAALVLGGTAAMTPLLATDLLGRSGENSMTVRQVLPAGTSLADTSAAAVRLEGVLRGIDGVKDVQVTSGNAQTGFTALTSSGASNSSFTVVTEEKAKQAELQDTVREELAKVSDAGKISVGSQQGGFGTSSTVDITLKAANSADLLKASDAMVQAMTGVPGTTEVATNLASSQPVVQVKVDRAKTVAAGLNEQQVAGVLASTISPVPAGTVRIETNDFPVQIGEGTRFASIDAVRNIQLPTGAGPVSLGSIAAVEQVDVPVSITSSNGQRTARVSVTPSGSNLGAVSAEVQNRLGPVQLPPGVTAEIGGATTQQAQSFKQLGLALLAAIAIVYVIMVAAFKSLIQPLILLVSIPFAATGAVALLLVSGVPLGLPSLIGMLMLVGIVVTNAIVLIDLINQYRQPRDGRPGMTVAEAITHGACQRLRPILMTALATVFALTPMALGLTGGGGFISQPLAVVVIGGLISSTALTLVLVPVLYRLVEGRRERKSLLRDIQQLPDVAPGHGADSGLQDWTTGMRPKVSGRRAAPGGAE; encoded by the coding sequence ATGTTCCGGCTGGCAAAACTTTCGCTGGCGAACAGGGCCCTGATCGCACTGATCACCGTCTTCGCGTCGGTGTTCGGCGTGATCACCATGTCCTCCCTCAAACAGGAGCTCATCCCCTCCATTGAGTTTCCGCAGATCACCGTCATCTCAGCGATGCCGGGGGCATCTCCGGAAGTAGTGGACAAGCAGGTCAGCGCCCCGCTGGAAACCGCGCTGAACGGCGTCGAGGGCCTGGAATCCACGTCGTCCACGTCCCGCAACGGCGTGTCACAGATCACCATGGTGTTCACCTACGGTTCCAATCTGGACCGTGCGCGGAACCAGATCGACCGTGCCATCTCCAATGCGAAGCGCGGGCTCCCGGACGACGTTCAGCCACAGGCCGTTGCCGGCAGCATCAGCGATTTTCCCATCGTCTTCCTAGCGGTATCCTCGGACAAGCCTCTCAGCGAGCTGAACGCCGATCTCCTGCGCCTCAGCGTTCCGCGTCTTCAGAAGCTCGACGGCGTCAGGGGCGCCGACGTGACCGGCGGCGCCACCCAGCACATCCAGATCCTGCCCCGTCCCGCCGCGATGGCGGCCAAGGGCGCCACCATCCAGTCCATCCGGAACGCCCTGGGCAACAACGGCGCGCTGATCCCGGCGGGCACCATCGAGGACAAGGGCAAGACGCTCTCGCTGCAGATCGGCAGCCCCGTGGATTCCCTGGATGCCGTGAAAGCGTTGCCGCTTGCCGGGACCAAGGGTGCCGCCACGATCGGCGCAGTTGCCGATGTCAGCATCAAGGATGACCCCCGGACGTCAATCACCCGGACCAACGGCAAAGAGACTCTTGCCCTGTCGGTCACTAAAAAGCCCGAGGGCGACACCGTGGCAATCTCCCACGCGGTTAAGGACTCCGTTGCGCAGCTGGAGGCCGGGCTCGGCTCCAACGCCAAGTTCACGCCCATGTTCGACCAGGCACCCTTCATTGAGAAATCCATCAAGGACCTCACCACGGAAGGTCTGCTGGGTCTCGGGTTCGCCGTCGCCGTGATCCTGGTGTTCCTGATGTCCGTCCGGTCCACCCTGGTCACGGCCGTTTCCATCCCGCTCTCGCTCCTGATCACCTTCATCGGGCTTTCCGCTACCGGCTACTCCCTTAACATCCTGACCCTCGGCGCACTTACCATCGCGATCGGCCGGGTGGTGGATGACTCCATCGTGGTGATTGAGAACATCAAGCGGCACCTGAGCTATGGCGAAACGAAAATCACCGCAATTCTCACGTCTATCCGCGAAGTGGCAGGTGCCATTACGGCCTCCACCCTGACCACCGTGGCCGTCTTTCTGCCCATCGCGTTTGTGGGCGAACTGGCCGGCGAACTGTTCCGTCCGTTCGCGCTGACGGTGACCATCGCACTTCTGTCATCGCTGCTGGTTTCGCTGACCATCGTGCCGGTGCTGGCCTACTGGTTCCTGAAGACGCCGGCTGATTCCGCCGGTGGACTGGCCGCCGCTACGGCTGCCGGTGGATTGGCTGCCGGCAAGGCCGCCCGGGCCAAGGCGCAGGAGGCCGAACAGCGCAGCCTCCTTCAGCGCGGGTATCTTCCCATCCTGACCAAAACCCAGAAACACCCCGTGGTAACCCTGATCGCTGCAGCCCTCGTTCTGGGCGGCACGGCCGCCATGACCCCGCTGCTGGCCACCGATCTCCTGGGCAGATCCGGAGAGAACAGCATGACGGTTCGCCAGGTGCTTCCTGCCGGCACCAGCCTCGCCGACACCAGTGCGGCTGCCGTGAGGCTCGAAGGAGTGCTGCGGGGCATCGACGGCGTCAAGGATGTCCAGGTGACGTCCGGCAACGCGCAGACTGGCTTTACGGCCCTGACGTCGTCGGGCGCATCCAACTCAAGCTTTACCGTCGTGACGGAAGAAAAGGCCAAACAGGCCGAGCTTCAGGACACCGTCAGGGAGGAACTGGCAAAAGTCAGCGACGCCGGCAAGATCTCGGTGGGCTCCCAGCAGGGCGGGTTCGGGACTTCCTCCACGGTGGACATCACGCTCAAGGCCGCCAATTCGGCGGATCTGCTGAAGGCCAGCGATGCAATGGTCCAGGCCATGACCGGCGTGCCCGGCACCACCGAAGTGGCCACCAACCTTGCGTCCAGCCAGCCTGTGGTCCAGGTCAAGGTGGACCGCGCCAAGACCGTGGCCGCGGGGCTGAACGAGCAGCAGGTGGCAGGCGTCCTGGCATCCACCATCAGCCCCGTTCCGGCCGGCACCGTGCGGATTGAAACCAATGATTTCCCGGTGCAGATCGGCGAAGGAACCCGCTTTGCCAGCATCGACGCAGTCCGGAACATCCAGTTGCCCACCGGCGCCGGCCCCGTCTCCCTCGGAAGCATTGCCGCCGTGGAACAGGTGGATGTTCCCGTCTCCATTACCTCAAGCAACGGCCAGCGGACCGCCAGAGTGTCCGTCACGCCGTCGGGCTCCAACCTGGGAGCGGTCAGCGCCGAAGTGCAGAACCGGCTCGGGCCGGTCCAGCTGCCGCCAGGCGTCACCGCTGAAATCGGCGGTGCCACCACGCAGCAGGCGCAGTCCTTCAAGCAGCTGGGACTCGCCCTGCTGGCGGCCATCGCAATTGTCTATGTGATCATGGTTGCCGCGTTCAAGTCGCTCATCCAGCCGCTGATCCTGCTTGTTTCCATTCCGTTTGCGGCCACCGGTGCTGTGGCCCTGCTGCTGGTGAGCGGTGTTCCGCTGGGGCTGCCGTCGCTGATCGGCATGCTGATGCTGGTGGGAATTGTGGTGACCAACGCCATTGTGCTGATCGACCTCATCAACCAGTACCGCCAGCCCCGCGACGGCCGGCCGGGAATGACCGTGGCGGAAGCCATCACCCACGGCGCATGCCAGAGGCTCCGCCCCATCCTCATGACTGCCCTGGCCACTGTATTTGCCCTGACGCCCATGGCACTTGGCTTGACCGGGGGCGGCGGGTTCATCTCGCAGCCGTTGGCCGTTGTAGTGATCGGCGGGCTGATTTCCTCGACGGCGCTCACGCTGGTCCTGGTCCCGGTCCTGTACCGGCTGGTGGAAGGCCGGCGGGAAAGGAAATCCCTGCTTCGTGACATCCAGCAGCTTCCGGACGTTGCTCCCGGACACGGTGCGGACTCCGGGCTCCAGGACTGGACCACCGGGATGCGCCCCAAGGTCAGCGGCCGCCGCGCTGCGCCGGGCGGGGCCGAGTAG
- a CDS encoding MarR family winged helix-turn-helix transcriptional regulator: protein MDRWPTGRLLSTAARLVEHSWNEKLGAIGLTHAGVIAIEVLAANGPMTQAHLAQLVRVQAQTMGKTLSRLESHGHVVRVRSQSDRRSHVVSLTDRGNEAASAAVEMERSVLAAASIDPDVLRQELQAVVRELASRFASPATNAIVAGAVPAQPVESPDRG from the coding sequence ATGGATCGCTGGCCCACCGGGCGCCTATTGTCCACGGCGGCCCGCCTCGTCGAACACTCCTGGAATGAAAAACTGGGGGCTATCGGCCTGACACACGCCGGCGTCATTGCCATCGAAGTCCTGGCGGCCAACGGCCCCATGACACAAGCGCATCTGGCCCAGCTGGTGCGGGTCCAGGCGCAGACAATGGGTAAAACTCTCAGCAGGCTCGAGTCCCACGGCCACGTCGTGCGCGTCCGCAGCCAGTCCGACCGCCGCAGCCACGTTGTGTCCCTGACAGACCGGGGCAATGAGGCCGCATCGGCAGCCGTGGAAATGGAACGGTCGGTGCTGGCAGCAGCTTCGATCGATCCCGACGTGCTCCGGCAGGAGCTTCAGGCCGTTGTCCGTGAATTGGCTAGCCGGTTCGCCTCCCCGGCGACAAATGCCATAGTGGCCGGAGCCGTGCCCGCCCAGCCCGTGGAATCGCCGGACCGGGGCTGA
- a CDS encoding fasciclin domain-containing protein produces the protein MQSIKRTTFTVAGVAAAALLSLTACGGSTTTAPGSSAPAAAPSDSSKAPSPSASASASMDPAANLVGAGCAGYAAKVPTGAGSVAGMALDPVAVAASNNPILTTLTAAVSGKLNPKVDLVDTLNGSEFTVFAPVDDAFAKIDAATIATLKTDDALLSKILTYHVVPGQITPDKIVGTHKTVQGGSVTVTGTKDALKVDGASVICGGVQTANATVYMIDSVLMPK, from the coding sequence ATGCAGTCAATCAAGCGCACTACTTTCACCGTTGCAGGTGTTGCTGCTGCAGCTCTGCTCAGCCTTACCGCTTGCGGCGGATCCACCACCACGGCTCCCGGCTCGTCTGCTCCCGCGGCAGCACCGTCCGATTCCAGCAAGGCGCCCTCGCCGTCTGCAAGCGCCTCGGCCTCGATGGATCCTGCGGCCAACCTCGTAGGTGCAGGCTGCGCGGGCTACGCGGCAAAGGTGCCTACAGGCGCCGGCTCCGTTGCCGGAATGGCCCTTGACCCTGTCGCTGTCGCGGCCTCAAACAACCCGATCCTCACCACTCTCACGGCGGCTGTGTCGGGCAAGCTCAACCCCAAGGTTGACCTCGTTGACACACTCAATGGCAGCGAGTTCACGGTCTTCGCACCGGTGGATGATGCCTTCGCCAAGATCGATGCCGCCACCATTGCAACCCTGAAGACGGACGACGCTCTCCTGAGCAAGATCCTGACCTACCACGTTGTTCCGGGCCAGATCACCCCCGACAAGATTGTGGGCACCCACAAAACCGTCCAGGGCGGTTCCGTGACGGTAACCGGCACCAAGGACGCGCTCAAGGTTGACGGTGCCAGCGTCATCTGTGGCGGCGTCCAGACGGCGAACGCCACCGTTTACATGATCGACTCGGTTCTGATGCCCAAGTAA
- the bcp gene encoding thioredoxin-dependent thiol peroxidase → MVERLIPGAEAPDFLLKDSEGTDVSLGSHRGRSTIVYFYPAASTPACAKQACDFRDTLASLESAGFDVLGISPDPVGKLHAFVAEEGLTFPLLSDEDHAVAEAYGAWGEKKNYGRTYQGLIRSTIVVDPDGKVAVAQYNVRATGHVAKLRRDLKLDE, encoded by the coding sequence TTGGTTGAAAGACTCATTCCGGGCGCCGAGGCGCCGGACTTCCTGTTGAAGGATTCCGAGGGGACGGATGTATCCCTCGGCAGCCACCGCGGACGGAGCACAATCGTCTACTTTTACCCCGCTGCGTCCACACCGGCATGCGCCAAACAGGCGTGCGACTTCCGTGACACGCTGGCATCCTTGGAGTCGGCCGGCTTTGACGTCCTGGGCATCTCACCCGATCCGGTCGGCAAACTGCACGCCTTCGTCGCCGAGGAAGGCCTGACTTTTCCTCTACTGTCAGACGAAGACCATGCCGTGGCTGAAGCTTATGGCGCGTGGGGCGAGAAGAAGAACTATGGCCGGACCTACCAGGGCCTCATCCGCTCCACGATTGTGGTGGACCCCGACGGCAAGGTGGCTGTCGCCCAGTACAACGTGCGGGCCACCGGGCATGTCGCCAAACTGCGCCGGGATCTGAAACTGGACGAGTAG
- a CDS encoding LLM class flavin-dependent oxidoreductase yields MQIGVFSVSDITTDPTTGRTPTENERIKAAVAIAKKVEEIGMDVYAIGEHHNRPFFSSSPTTTLAYIAAQTERITLSTATTLITTNDPVKIAEDFAMLQHLADGRVDLIMGRGNTAPVYPWFGKNIQDGIELAVENYSLLRKLWDEDTVSWSGKYRTPLQNFTSTPRPLDGVAPFVWHGSIRSPQIAELAAYYGDGFFANNIFWPKEHYQQLISLYRERYEHYGHGKADQAIVGLGGQFFMRKNSQDAVKEFRPYFDNAPVYGHGPSLEDFTSQTPLTVGSPQEVIEKTLTFREYFGDYQRQLFLIDHAGLPLKTVLEQLDLFGEEVLPVLRKEYAALKPAHVPEPPTHAGRVAALMAKQTAAAVQPAGSATTEV; encoded by the coding sequence ATGCAGATCGGCGTATTCAGCGTCAGCGACATCACCACCGACCCCACCACAGGCCGGACGCCCACCGAGAATGAGCGCATCAAGGCGGCAGTGGCAATCGCCAAGAAGGTCGAAGAAATCGGCATGGACGTGTACGCCATCGGCGAGCACCACAACCGCCCCTTCTTCTCGTCGTCCCCCACCACCACACTGGCGTATATCGCCGCCCAGACAGAGCGCATCACGCTGTCCACGGCAACCACGCTGATCACCACCAACGATCCTGTCAAGATCGCGGAAGATTTCGCCATGCTCCAGCACCTGGCTGACGGCCGTGTGGACCTCATCATGGGCCGCGGCAACACGGCTCCGGTTTACCCGTGGTTCGGCAAGAACATACAGGACGGCATTGAGCTCGCCGTGGAGAACTACAGCCTCCTTCGCAAGCTCTGGGACGAAGACACCGTCAGCTGGTCCGGCAAGTACCGCACGCCGCTGCAGAACTTTACGTCCACACCCCGCCCGCTCGACGGCGTAGCCCCCTTTGTGTGGCACGGCTCCATCCGCAGCCCGCAGATTGCGGAACTGGCCGCTTACTACGGCGACGGTTTCTTTGCGAACAACATCTTCTGGCCCAAGGAGCACTACCAGCAGCTGATCAGCCTGTACCGCGAGCGCTACGAGCACTACGGCCACGGCAAGGCTGACCAGGCAATCGTCGGCCTGGGGGGGCAGTTCTTCATGCGGAAGAACTCTCAGGATGCGGTGAAGGAATTCCGGCCGTACTTTGACAACGCGCCTGTGTACGGCCACGGACCCTCCCTCGAGGACTTCACGTCGCAGACCCCGCTGACAGTAGGCAGTCCGCAGGAAGTCATTGAAAAGACGCTCACGTTCCGTGAGTACTTCGGCGATTACCAGCGCCAGCTCTTCCTGATCGACCACGCCGGCCTTCCGCTGAAGACGGTACTGGAACAGCTGGACCTTTTCGGCGAAGAGGTTCTCCCGGTGCTGCGCAAGGAATACGCCGCGCTCAAGCCGGCCCATGTTCCGGAACCACCCACCCACGCCGGCCGCGTGGCCGCCCTGATGGCCAAGCAGACCGCCGCAGCCGTGCAGCCTGCCGGTTCCGCAACTACGGAGGTCTGA
- a CDS encoding malate:quinone oxidoreductase yields the protein MTFISKTQHADVVLIGGGIMSATLGAFIKQLEPNWTISLFERLDEVGLESSGPWNNAGTGHAALCELNYSPAAKDGSVDPSKALLINEQFQLSRQFWSHLVTNSLIGSPKGFINTVPHMSFVIGQDNAAFLKTRYEALKPNALFRSMEYSEDHAQIAKWAPLIVKGRDSRQRIAATRAAEGTDVDFGALTRELTTYLDNNGVEINYGHDVSGIRKASDGGWDLSLKHPASGEHGSIHAKFVFVGAGGGALHLLQASGIPESKGYGGFPVSGQFFRCTDEKLASKHSAKVYGQASVGAPPMSVPHLDTRYVDGKRSLLFGPYAGFSTNFLKNSTYLDLPLSIRPGNIIPMLAVAKDNMDLTAYLIREVAKRHSAKVDALREYYPEAEDGDWELITAGQRVQIIKKDPKKGGVLQFGTEVIAARDGSIGALLGASPGASTAVPIMIELLQKSFPKNFKGWQSKLKDMMPGYGVKLNNNPELAADLEASTAKALQLKAVPAAAR from the coding sequence GTGACCTTCATTTCCAAGACCCAACATGCCGACGTCGTCCTGATTGGCGGCGGCATCATGAGCGCCACGCTGGGGGCGTTCATCAAGCAGCTCGAGCCGAACTGGACCATCTCCCTGTTCGAGCGCCTGGATGAAGTGGGCCTGGAGAGCTCCGGCCCGTGGAACAACGCAGGCACCGGGCACGCCGCACTGTGTGAGCTTAATTACTCCCCTGCAGCCAAGGACGGCTCGGTTGACCCTTCCAAGGCACTCCTGATCAACGAGCAGTTCCAGCTGTCACGCCAGTTCTGGTCCCATCTGGTGACCAACTCGCTGATCGGTTCCCCCAAGGGATTCATCAACACCGTCCCGCACATGAGCTTTGTGATCGGCCAGGACAACGCCGCCTTCCTGAAAACCCGGTACGAGGCACTCAAGCCCAATGCCCTCTTCCGCAGCATGGAGTACTCCGAGGACCACGCGCAGATCGCCAAATGGGCACCCCTGATCGTCAAGGGCCGCGACTCCAGGCAGCGCATTGCGGCCACCCGCGCGGCTGAGGGCACCGACGTCGACTTCGGCGCGCTGACCCGAGAGCTGACCACCTACCTGGACAACAACGGCGTCGAGATCAACTACGGCCACGACGTTTCGGGCATCAGGAAGGCGTCCGACGGCGGCTGGGACCTTTCGCTCAAGCACCCGGCTTCCGGGGAACACGGCTCCATCCACGCCAAGTTCGTGTTTGTGGGAGCCGGCGGCGGCGCCCTGCACCTGCTCCAGGCCTCCGGGATTCCGGAAAGCAAGGGTTATGGCGGCTTTCCCGTCTCCGGGCAGTTCTTCCGCTGCACCGACGAGAAGCTGGCCTCCAAGCACAGCGCCAAGGTCTATGGCCAGGCGTCAGTCGGTGCCCCGCCCATGTCCGTGCCGCACCTTGATACCCGGTACGTCGATGGCAAGCGGTCACTGCTCTTTGGGCCTTACGCAGGCTTCTCCACCAATTTCCTCAAGAACAGCACTTACCTTGACCTTCCGCTGTCCATCCGGCCCGGCAACATCATTCCCATGCTGGCCGTGGCCAAGGACAACATGGACCTCACTGCCTATCTGATCAGGGAAGTGGCCAAGCGCCACAGCGCCAAGGTGGATGCCCTCCGCGAGTACTACCCGGAAGCCGAGGACGGCGACTGGGAACTTATCACCGCCGGCCAGCGTGTCCAGATCATCAAGAAGGATCCGAAGAAGGGTGGCGTCCTCCAGTTCGGCACCGAAGTGATCGCCGCACGCGACGGTTCCATCGGTGCATTGCTCGGTGCATCCCCGGGTGCTTCCACCGCCGTGCCCATCATGATTGAACTGCTCCAGAAGTCCTTCCCCAAGAACTTCAAGGGCTGGCAGTCCAAGCTCAAGGACATGATGCCCGGCTACGGTGTGAAGCTCAACAACAACCCGGAGCTGGCCGCTGACCTTGAGGCAAGCACGGCCAAGGCCCTTCAGCTGAAAGCCGTTCCGGCCGCCGCACGCTGA
- a CDS encoding ABC transporter substrate-binding protein, translating into MPSSTSRRTVIKTGAVFLALTASSCTAAPPPSPSSPSASPAPTDRGPDATFTFGTASQPLGLDPALSNDVESYRVTRQVLEGLVGVDQTTGQPTPLLATEWSESNGGRSHYFKLRGGVTFQDGTPFNAAAVCENFNRWFRFSEALRKKAPGSSFKGVFKAHSDQAALSVFKSCTALSADSVRIDLTERFTGFLQALTLPAFGISSPKALASQTADALDQTRAGQPISAYATHPVGTGPFTFGSWDKNSVTLLSNRSYWGDKGQIGTINFVTYDHPQTRLQALLDGKIDGFDAVTVGNFDQLVKRGKQIIQRDPFSVMYLGMNQEVPILQNVKVRQAIEMAIDKDTLIRRFFIDNTAQASQFVPPKLSGFNNNAPALGHDLAKAKTLLADAGYNGEELKFYYPLNATRPYLPTPEKVYAEISRQLTEIGLNIRPMPVDWSDGYLQKVQSPGDHALHLLGWNGAYSDADNFLGPLFGEKNGEFGYQDAQVFSKIDRARGLPEGKDRNEQYQTINAQIAVSVPAVPIAFPISALALSDRVVSYPASPVLNEVFTKVQLRP; encoded by the coding sequence GTGCCCAGCAGTACATCGCGTCGAACGGTGATCAAAACCGGTGCAGTTTTCCTGGCGCTGACGGCCTCGTCATGCACCGCTGCTCCCCCACCGTCACCGTCATCGCCGTCTGCGTCCCCGGCTCCTACGGACCGCGGCCCCGATGCCACATTCACCTTCGGCACAGCCTCCCAGCCGCTTGGCCTGGACCCTGCGCTCTCCAACGACGTGGAGTCCTACCGCGTCACCCGGCAGGTCCTCGAAGGGCTCGTGGGCGTTGACCAGACCACCGGGCAGCCAACTCCCCTGCTGGCCACCGAGTGGAGCGAGTCCAATGGCGGACGCTCCCACTACTTCAAACTTCGCGGCGGTGTGACCTTTCAGGACGGAACGCCCTTCAACGCGGCCGCGGTCTGTGAAAACTTCAACCGCTGGTTCAGATTTTCCGAGGCCCTTCGCAAGAAGGCACCGGGAAGCTCCTTCAAGGGAGTTTTCAAGGCCCATTCAGACCAGGCCGCCCTTTCAGTCTTCAAGAGCTGCACCGCTTTGTCCGCCGATTCGGTCCGGATCGACCTGACGGAGCGGTTCACGGGATTCCTCCAGGCGCTGACGCTTCCGGCCTTCGGGATCTCGTCCCCCAAGGCACTCGCATCGCAGACCGCCGATGCGCTGGACCAGACCCGCGCCGGTCAGCCCATCTCTGCGTATGCCACGCACCCGGTTGGCACCGGCCCCTTTACCTTCGGTTCATGGGACAAGAACAGTGTCACGCTGCTCAGCAACAGGAGCTACTGGGGAGACAAGGGGCAGATCGGCACTATCAACTTCGTCACCTACGACCACCCCCAGACCCGACTTCAGGCTCTCCTGGACGGCAAAATCGACGGCTTCGACGCCGTCACCGTGGGAAACTTCGATCAGCTGGTCAAACGCGGCAAGCAGATCATCCAGCGTGACCCGTTCTCCGTGATGTATCTGGGCATGAACCAGGAAGTGCCGATCCTTCAGAATGTCAAAGTCCGCCAGGCAATCGAGATGGCGATCGACAAGGACACCCTGATCCGGAGGTTCTTCATCGACAACACCGCCCAGGCCTCACAGTTTGTTCCGCCCAAGCTCAGCGGGTTCAACAACAACGCACCCGCGCTGGGCCATGACCTTGCGAAGGCCAAGACGCTGCTTGCCGACGCCGGATACAACGGCGAAGAGCTGAAGTTCTACTACCCCCTGAACGCGACGCGACCCTACCTCCCCACGCCGGAAAAGGTGTACGCCGAGATCAGCAGGCAGCTCACGGAGATCGGACTGAACATCCGTCCCATGCCCGTGGACTGGTCCGACGGCTATCTTCAAAAGGTTCAGTCTCCCGGAGACCACGCCCTCCACCTGCTGGGCTGGAACGGTGCCTATTCGGATGCGGACAACTTCCTGGGCCCCCTCTTCGGCGAGAAGAACGGCGAGTTCGGCTATCAGGACGCGCAGGTATTCTCCAAGATCGACCGCGCCCGGGGGCTTCCTGAAGGCAAGGACCGCAACGAGCAGTACCAGACCATCAACGCCCAGATCGCCGTCTCAGTCCCGGCAGTGCCTATCGCCTTCCCCATCTCCGCGCTGGCGCTGTCCGACCGCGTCGTCAGCTACCCGGCGTCGCCTGTCTTAAACGAAGTTTTCACGAAGGTCCAACTAAGGCCTTGA
- a CDS encoding PQQ-dependent sugar dehydrogenase — MAALSVSLLLSACTGAGEGGSVPTGNSSTVSSTSTSSGSPLESPKVLRKLEIGLQLPWATVFLPDGTAIISERDSALLKSVRDGQATTLGKVPGVTPAGEGGLLGLALSPKFSTDRYLYLYFTAEQDNRIARLRLEGNAADGTLKPTAPEVVFTGIPKASTHNGGRIRFGPDGFLYVGTGDSQRREQPQDQNALGGKILRLTAEGRPAPGNPFGNNPVYSLGHRNVQGLAWDSSGRLWSSEFGPDVNDELNLIRPGGNYGWPEVTGAPHRDGFIDAKVVWPSTAESSPSGLEIAGATAYLGALRGQRMWTIPLDGENAGNPVGYFTGTYGRIRDVTLAPNGELWVLSNNRNPDFVLVLGLPD, encoded by the coding sequence ATCGCGGCACTATCAGTCTCGCTCCTGTTGTCCGCCTGCACAGGCGCAGGTGAAGGCGGCAGCGTCCCTACCGGCAACAGCAGCACTGTCAGCAGCACTAGCACTAGCAGCGGTAGCCCCCTGGAATCGCCAAAGGTGTTGCGGAAGCTCGAGATCGGGCTGCAATTGCCGTGGGCCACGGTCTTCCTGCCGGACGGGACAGCCATCATTTCCGAGCGGGATTCGGCCCTGCTCAAATCAGTCCGGGACGGGCAGGCCACAACACTCGGGAAAGTGCCGGGGGTGACTCCGGCCGGGGAAGGCGGATTGCTCGGACTGGCGCTCTCCCCCAAATTCAGCACGGACCGCTACCTCTACCTGTATTTCACGGCCGAGCAGGACAACCGGATAGCCCGGCTCCGGCTTGAAGGAAACGCGGCCGACGGCACTCTGAAACCCACGGCACCTGAAGTTGTCTTTACCGGCATCCCCAAAGCGTCAACCCACAACGGTGGGCGGATCCGCTTCGGACCGGATGGGTTCCTGTACGTCGGAACAGGCGATTCACAGCGGCGGGAACAGCCACAGGACCAAAACGCCCTGGGCGGAAAAATCCTCAGACTCACGGCTGAAGGGCGCCCTGCGCCGGGAAACCCCTTCGGCAACAACCCCGTCTACAGCCTGGGCCACCGAAACGTCCAGGGGCTGGCCTGGGACAGTTCAGGGCGGCTGTGGTCCAGCGAGTTCGGACCGGACGTCAACGATGAACTCAACCTCATCCGGCCAGGTGGAAACTACGGCTGGCCCGAGGTCACCGGCGCTCCGCACCGGGACGGGTTCATCGATGCGAAAGTCGTGTGGCCCTCCACCGCGGAGTCATCACCCAGCGGACTGGAAATCGCAGGAGCCACCGCGTACTTGGGAGCACTCCGGGGCCAGCGCATGTGGACCATTCCCCTGGACGGTGAGAATGCAGGGAATCCTGTGGGCTATTTCACAGGTACGTATGGGCGGATCAGGGACGTCACACTGGCGCCAAACGGCGAATTGTGGGTGCTGAGCAACAACCGAAACCCCGACTTTGTGCTGGTTCTTGGCCTGCCGGACTAG